The genomic window GTTAGAAGCTTTTTATAGCAAAGATGAAATTTTGCTCACTTACTTAAATCGGGTGTTTTTGGGGGCTAATACCTCTGGTTTTGAGGATGCTGGTAAGTATTACTTTGAGAAGTCAGCCAAAGACTTATCTCTAGCGGAAGCTGCAACATTGGTAGGAATTTTACCTGCTCCCAATGCTTTTAATTTTTGTGGAGATGGTCCGAGAAAACTCGATGCTGCTGATTACCGCAATCGTGTAATTAAGCGGATGTTGGAAATGGGCAAAATCAGCCAAGAGGAAGCTAACCGAGCCAGAAGATCAACCGTGCAAGTTAGTCCTAAAGTATGTGAGCAGCAGGCTAAAACTATAGCTCCTTATTTTTATGACTATGTGTTTCAGGAACTAGAAAAAATATTAGGTGAAGGTGCAGCTAGAGAAGGAAACTACATCATAGAAACCCAGCTAGACCCAAGAATTCAAGCTCAAGCCGAAACATCTCTACAAAATTCAGTCAACACCGCAGGTTCGGCTTTTCGGTTTTCTCAAGGGGGAATGGTAACGCTAGACACGAGAACCGGTAGTATTCTGGCAATGGTTGGCGGTACTGATTATCGTCAAAGTCAGTTTAATCGGGCAGTGCAAGCCAAAAGACAGCCAGGTTCTACCTTTAAAATCTTTCCTTTCACCCAGGCACTTGTACAGGGAATACCCACCTCTAGAACTTATTCCTGCGCCCCTTTACCTTGGCAGGGCTTTACTTATAAGCCATGTCGTGCTGGTGCAAATGTGAGTTTAGATGTTGCCACAGGATTCGCACTTTCAGAAAACCCTATTGCTTTGAGGATAGGTAGGGAAGTGGGATTAGATAAAGTGGTAGCGATGGCAAAACGTTTGGGTGTCAAGTCATCACTCGACCCTGTACCTGGGTTGATTTTGGGTCAAAGTGTAGTCAATGTTTTAGAAATGACTGGTGCGTTTGGTGCTATCGGCAATCGTGGCGTGTGGAATCCGCCCCACGCAATTAGTAGAATTTTAGACAGTAGTGATTGTCGCGATCGCAATGATTTGAAAACCTGCCGTGTCATCTATTCCTTTGATCAAGACCGAGAAGCTAACAAGCGAGTCCTACCAACAGCTATAGCCGATCAGATGACTAATTTGATGCAACAGGTAATTACAAGGGGTACAGGGCGCGGTGCTGCTATTGGACTGGATGAAGGAGGCAAAACTGGGACAACCGATAAAAACGTTGACTTGTGGTTTATCGGCTTTATTCCTAGTCGGCGGCTAGTCACAGGTGTTTGGTTAGGCAATGACAATAACTCCCCCACCAATGGTAGTAGCGCACAGGCTGCTCAGTTGTGGGGTAATTATATGAGAAGAATTACAAGATAAATTCGTAGTTCGTAATTACGAATTACGTTAGCGGAGCGGGACGTTAGTCCATTACGAACTACGAATTATTACTGATATCCCTGCCAAGGGGCAACTTCTAATTGACCGCTAGGCTTGAATATGACCTGGAAGTGGGCTAAAGCTTCCTTGTTGTTGGGTGCAGCTGCATTTGAACCGTACACGGCTTGAAACATTTTCGGTAAGGGTGTTTCCCGGAAATAGTCAAAGGCTACTTGGTTGAGCGGTTCATAATCAGCAATTGTGCCATCTTTATTGATGGCGACGCGATACTTCAAATCTTTGTTAAAGCCGGGAGTTCCACTCCAATTTTGCCGGACTGTATCGTAAAGCTTTTGATTTAACGTTTTGATGGTATTAGCATCAGAGATTTTTTTCCCGACAACTTCCGGGGTTCTCGCATAACCACGCCAAGGGCTAACCTCTAGTATGCCTTTGCTAGTAAAAACTACTTTAAATTGGGCAATTGGTTCATTCGCAATGGGAGGACGGTTAGCAGGATTGTAAAGTAAGTTAGGCAGGGGTGTTAATTCTATACTTTCATTTGCCCCTTGGTTGACTGCTTTGTAACCCACAATTGACCCATCTGCTGCTACACCTAAGCGATAAACTAAATCCTGTTTAACTCCTGTGCGGTTATTCCAAGCGGGATCAATTTGATTCCAAACCTGCCGATTTAAAACACGTAGTTGAGAGGGGTCGATGATTTCATTAACATTATTTAAAAGTGCCTCTAAATCTTTAACTGCGGGTTGAGTTGCAACTTCTGTAGGCGTGGGAGTTGCGGCGGCTGCGGTGGCTGCTGGTGTTGGTGTGGGACTTGCTGCCGTTGTGGGTGTTGTCGTTGGTGTTGTCGTTGGGGACGCTGTAGGATTGGTAGTAGAACTTTGTTCCTCTCGCTTGGTTTCTGGTGGGCGTATTTCTGGCGCAGGAATCATGCTAAAGGCGATCGCTGCTACAGCTAAACTAGAAACACCAATAGTTGCTGGTACTGCCTGTTTCATGACAGCTTGACTAGTACCACCATAACGTCTAGTAACTGGTTGTAATTCTAGGGATAACTCCGGTAAAGTTTGAGTGTCGGCAAAAAACTGATCTACGGCTTCTACTAAATCAAACAACTGTACCGTATTCAAATCTAGTTGAATTGGTTTTTGATTATCGCTAGAGCCAGAATTAAATTCATCTGGTGCATTCTCAGCGTGAACTATTAACCTGTGGCGGTTAACATCTATGTTCTGTAACTCTACCAATTCAGAGTCTTGATTATGTGCTTGTGGGTTCGGCACATTACTCAAAAACTCTTGAGCATAACCACTAACTGCTCTCACTAAACTTTCAAAAAATTCTCTTCCTCCCACGAGGGGTTGATTGTGGTTGGAAATATAACATTCTGCATTTACTAAAATTGACAGTTCAGGCCGCATTTCTTGGAAATGTGTGCCTCTGGTAGCATCACTTAATCCCTCTAAAAGCAATGTACAATTAGGCAAACTGTACTTACGTTGAATGTTCATTCTACTTCCCCGTCAAATAGACTAATCCAGAAACGCTGCATTCCAGCTGTGCCAGTACAAAATAGCAACTGTCCCAACAAATTTATAGCTAATTCATTTAATTTTTCATCAGAATTTAAAGCCAACGCACCAAAACGGCGAGCGTTCATTCTGCTTTTAAAATGCGCTCTAAAGCGTTCTAGGTAATTAGATAGACGTAAATTCTGTTCTAGGGGGATCTGCTTGTCGTTCATTTGCTGACAGATCATCAGCATTTGGCGGATCACAACCGTTAACCGCCGGGCAATGTAACAGGCAATTACTACTAAAGCTTTTGCCTCCATAATAGTTAAAGGGCGGCGAATATGCGCTCTTCTGATGGGGTTAGAACTCCGCATCCGCCACAAATTCACCCTATCCTTAACAATTCCTTTCAAGTCCAACTCTTGGGCAAAAGTGAGGATGGCTTCAGAACCACCCAATTCTAAAGCTTCAATCGCCAGTAAAATCAGATCAATTTGCAACCTAGTTCTAGCAGGACATCCCTGTCCCGCGATCGCAGGATCTGGTAAAGTGTCCAAAATCATCGGCAGTGATGGGGGGGGTGGACTGTTGAACGGCGTTAAGCTTGCAGAAACATTCATTCTATAAAATACCTTGTGCGGCTCTAATAGACTAGGCAAAACTAGTACAACTAATTTAAGATAAACAGCTAAAAAGCAAGATTAAACTTTTAGTAGCAATAACAAGTTTAATGGATATATACATTACTTACTTGTATTATTCCCAGGTTGACCTATAGGTAAATTTAAGTTTTTAAAGCACTATTTTACTCTCTTGTTATGTGAGTATTAATCTATCTTCAGCTTGGTGTAGATTCTCAAAATCGTCAATGGATGACGAACCCGATGCTCTAAGCCCAAGCGTATGACATTATAGTGTACGATTTTTCAGGTTGCAGGAGACTAGTGCCGCAAAGCGGAAGTCAAGTCGCTTTGCTCCAATTCAAAATTCAAAATTCAAAATTAAAGACAATACTAGGTACTGGGAAATTGTTTCCCAATTCCCAGTCCCCAGTCCCCAGTCCCCAATCCCCATAATTATGGATTTAAAATCTCTAATTCGTGACATCCCAGATTTCCCTAAGCCCGGAATTATGTTTCGGGATATTACTACTTTACTGCGCGATCGCGAAGGTTTGCGATACACTATTGACTTTCTTGCAGAAAAATGTATTGAAGCTGGATTTGAGGTCGATTATGTTGCGGGTATGGAGTCAAGGGGGTTCATTTTTGGAACTCCGTTAGCTTATAGATTAGGTGCTGGTTTTATTCCTGTCCGCAAAAAAGGTAAGCTACCAGCAGCCGTTCACTCTGTTGAATATCAACTAGAGTATGGTACTGACTGTTTAGAAGTGCATCAAGATGCTTTACACCCAGGTAGCCGAGTCTTGATTGTAGATGATTTGATAGCGACAGGAGGAACAGCCACTGCTACAGCCCAATTAATGCAGCAAATAGGCTGCGAATTAGTGGGTTTTGGGTTTATTATCGAGCTACGGGATTTACAAGGGCGCAAATATTTACCAGATGTGCCAATTATTTCTCTAGTTGAATATTAGTCAATAGTCATTAACTGATGGCTTTAAAACCAAACACCACTGGACAAAGGAACAAAGGATAAAAGGCATAATGACTTCTACAAGAATTTCCTGGGATAGAGGTTGGGACTGGTTAATTAGGTTGATCACCAGCGAAACATTGATTTATGTGGTGAAGCGGATATTGCAGGCACTGTTGACCCTATTGTTGGCATCGGCATTGTCGTTTTTTATCATGAAACTATCCCCAGGGAATTATGTAGATACATTGCGGCAAAATCCGAAAATTTCTCCAGAGAGAATTACAGAACTGATCAAGCAGTTTGGGTTGGATAAGCCTTGGATAGAGCAATATTGGTTCTGGTTGGTACGTATTGTCACCAAAGGAGATTTTGGTACAAGTTTTGTTTACCAGCGTTCAGTTGCGTCTCTATTGTGGGAGAGAATACCTGCTACTTTAATTTTAGCGATCGCTTCTTTAGTTATTACTTGGGCGATCGCTATTCCCTTGGGTATCGTAGCGGCGGTAAAACAAAATAAAGCCACTGACCGAATTTTGCAGGTGATTAGCTATACCGGACAAGGATTTCCCAGTTTCATCACTGTTCTACTCCTACTGATCTTTGCCCAATTCACCACGCCTTTATTCCCCGTGGGTGGAATGACTAGCATTGACCATGCGGATTTATCTTGGTTCGGTAAAATCCTTGACCTCGGTTGGCACATGATTTTACCTACCATTGCTTTGAGTATTACTAGTTTTGCTGGCTTACAACGCATCATGCGCGGCGAATTATTAGATGTACTGCGCCAAGATTACATCCAAACAGCACGCGCCAAAGGACTCCCAGAAAATCGTGTAATTTACGTCCATGCGCTGCGTAATGCCATTAACCCCCTCATTACTTTGTTAGGCTTTGAGTTAGCAGGTTTATTAGGCGGTGCATTCATCGCTGAACAATTCTTCAACTGGCCGGGTTTAGGTAGATTAACTTTACAGGCGGTTCAAGCTAAAGACCAGTATTTAGTCATGGCTAGTCTAGTAATGAGTGCCGTATTACTCAATGTAGGCAACCTTATGGCAGACTTGTTACTTAAAGTAGCCGACCCCCGCATTCGTCTAGACACCTAATTTTAGTTACCTGTCCCCTGTCACCTGTCCCCTGTCCCCTGTCCCCTGTCCCCTCTCTCCATGCTCTCCGAAGTCTATTACATACTACGTTCCAAAGCTGACGGGCGTTATCTCACAGCTCGTCCTAATGAAGACGCATCTGTTTATTTATTACTATTTCGAGAAAACTTTGATGCTCTTAGCTATCTCAACACCCATGCACCAGACGTAGCAAACCGCTTTGCTGTAGAATCTCTTCCGGGTACACAGTTAGGAAGTTTGCTCAAACGCTGGGGTTTTACGGGGATGGGTATTGTGACTGACCCATTGTTGCCTAAAGTGGATTTTTTAAAGCACAGCTAGAACAACTAAAAAATAGGCGATCGCTAGTTCTTGATTAAGCAAATAAACAAGCGATCGCACAAGTAAAATTAGGTAGTAGGGGCGAGTCCAGTTGATCACCTGGAAATAAAGTTGTTACTAACTTTAAACTTCCCTGTTCGCGTCGGTATACTTCCAACTGTTGTTTGCGCCAATCAACAATCCAATACTCTCTTACACCCCGTGTTGAATAAAGCTTAAGTTTTAGTTCTCTGTCCCGTTTTTCGTTCTCATTACCGGGAGATAAAACTTCTATCACTAATTCTGGTGCAGCCGTCAAATGTCCAGCTTCATCTAAGAGTTCAGTTAATCTCTGTTTACTAACCCAAACAACATCGGGAATGATATTATCGTTATCCCCTAAGATAATACCGGGAGCAATCACAACTTCTCCCAAATCAGTCTCCTGTGACCAATTATCTAAAGCTGTGCTAATTCTGACACAAGCTTTTTGATGTTTCCAATGAGGCGATCTTGTCACCAATAATTCTCCATCGATGATTTCATAGCGTTTTCCGTCATCTGGAAACAACTCTAAGTCGGCGTTAGTCCAGCGTACTCTTTCTGTCGTCGGCTGGTTCATAAGACCTCGCGGTATGCGGGAAACTCAGCGTCTTTAGACCTGAGAGGGAAGCTACACGGGCGGTTTTAACCGCAGTCCCCTTACGGGGCATGGTAAATAGAGGAACAGTATTTACCATTTTCTCTGTATGCCGAGAATCGCCTTGCTGTTCCAGTAATGTTAGCTTCTCCCAAGGGGAGACGCTGCGCGAACGACCTGTTATAAGAGCTTGTTAGGCTTGCAACACTGTTCCAGTGACCTTAGAACTGTTTAATCACAAGCGACAGAGCAGGGGACTAGCTACGCATCCACAGGGTGTCGTGACTCAAATAACGGCTACTCGTTTTACCGAGTGGTCTGGTCAGTACGGCTTGCTTGATTACTCTTACAAGCCCAGTCCCTTTAGGGCTGGGTTACTGACAAACTATCACTGCGGAGGATTTTAATATTTTAGCTTGGATGAGAATGGCGCAAAAAAAGTCAATAGGCACTATCAACCTAAAAAAATGGTGGGTTAGCCGTAGCTTAACCCGCCCTAAAAGTAATTTATTTTTTTTAGTCTCTAAACTACAACCTTCTCCAAAATCAGCTTAGAACGTTTTATCTGCTCAGGAATCGCTACGGGGTAATCTCCGGTGAAGCAAGCTGAACAGAAGCTATTGGTATCTTCTTGTGTTGTTTCTAACATTCCTTCCCAACTCAGGTAAGCAAGGCTATCTACTTCTAGCTGCTGGGCAATTTCTGCTACTGATTTGGTTGCAGCAATCAGCTGATCTTGGCTATCGGTGTCAATACCATAGAAGCAAGGATGAGTTACCGGAGGTGAAGAAATCCGCATATGTACTTCTGCTGCACCAGCTTCACGCAAGGCTTTCACTAGTTTACGGCTAGTAGTACCCCGGACAATTGAATCATCCACAATAATCACTCTTTTACCTACCAGCACATCTTTGAGGGGGTTGAGTTTCATCTTGATACCCGATTCCCGCATGGTTTGGGTAGGCTGAATAAAGGTGCGTCCTACATAACGATTTTTAATTAGTCCTTCACCGTAAGCAACACCAGAAGCCTGGGAAAAGCCAATGGCGGCTGGTATGCCAGAATCAGGAACTCCAAAAACAATATCTGCGTCTACATAAGACTCTTTTGCTAATTGTCGTCCTAAGCGCATCCGATAGCTATACAGACTCTCATTGTGCATCTGGCTATCAGGACGGGCAAAGTAAATCATTTCAAAAATACATAGTTTACGCTGGGGTTTTTCACTCCAGTGGTTAGAAGCCATACCCTCTTCGGTAATCCAAACTACTTCACCTGGTTCGACATCGCGCAGGTATTCCGCACCAATGATATCTAAACCGCAGGTTTCGGAAGATAAAACGTAGCGGACGGGATTCCCTGGTACAGTACCAATCACTAAAGGACGAATGCCATTAGGATCACGTACACCCATCACGCCAACGGGAGTACCTATAACTAAACTAAATGCGCCTTCGCAGCGATGAAATGCCTGAATAGCACCTTCTAACCAATCTGCACCTGCGTTGACTGCTTCTGCGATCGCAAAGGCAATCATCTCTGAGTCTGTGGTGGTTATTAAGTTAAAGTTACTATTGAGCAACTCTTCCCGCAATTTTACAGTATTGACTAAATTACCATTATGTGCTAACGCTAACGAACCTAAGCGGGTTTCGACTACGGCAGGTTGGGCATTCACTTTCCGGCTAGAACCGGTGGTGGAATAACGAGTATGACCAACGCCTATACTCCCTGGTAACTCTTCCAAAATTGACTCATTAAAAACTTGAGACACCAAACCCATGTCTTTGTGCAGGTGTACTGTTGTCCCTTCAAAGGTGGCAATGCCGGCTGATTCTTGACCCCGATGTTGCAGGGCATATAATCCAAAGTAGGTCAGTTTGGCAACATTTTCTCCTGGTGCGTAGATGCCGAAAACTCCGCAAGCTTCTTCTGGCTTGTCAGGACGACTTTCCAGGCTATCGATTGGGTTATCGATCTGCTGGGGGTACTCATCCAAAGTGACGGAATCAATGGGAATCATGCTAGCTTTGCTCCTGGTGGGGGTGTCAAGTCATACCAATTCAAAATTCTTGCATTCAAAATTCAGAAAGCCAGATGTCACAAGAGCTTCTAATTCGAGATATGTCGTTGAATTTTGGCGAATTGGTGTCACTGGGATTATTTTTATGAACTGAACAGTGGGGCTGTTCTTAATAAATCTTTAACCATCTATTAAAACAGTACCCTAATTGTGTCCAAAGATGCTATCGATTTGGGGGAATTTAGTCATTAGTTAGGAGGACGGGGAATGAAGCATTGGGCAATTCAATGCGTGGATTGTGGAGTTACAATAGCGCAGCGTCTGTCTACAACAGTCCCCAGTCTCCAGTCCCCAGTCCCTTACATCATTAACCGTCTTGCGATCGCATTTTGATAACGATCATTCATCTCTTCGATACTAACTTGGATTAAGGTTTGGTTATCAGTAGTTAAAACCGCTAAATCTGTACCGATATTACCCACCGTTCCCAGTTTTTGCCATTCTGTACCCAGATGTGTCTGTAAATAGGATTCCCAGTTTTCTTGTTGTGCTGATGCTACAGACACAATAATTCTTGTCCCACCTTCACCGAAGAGTAATTCATCAAGGCGTTGTGACTGGGTAGCTTCTAAATATATTTGCGCCCCTAGCTTGCCAGCGAGACAACATTCTGCTATGGCAATAGCTACACCCCCCTCAGCACAATCATGGGCTGAATTTACCCAACCGGAACGGATACCCTCACGGCAGACTTTCTGGACACGACGTTCTAAGTCAAAATCTACCTTAGCTGGTCTACCTGCGACAGTGCTGTGAATGGTGGCTAAATATTCCGATGCGCCTAAGTTGCTGGGAGATGAGCCGAGAAGATAAATCACATCACCTGGGGTTTGCCAACCCTGACCACAAATTTTGCTTAAATCAGGAATCAATCCCACCATCCCCACAACGGGAGTCGGATAAATGGGTTGGGGGTTGCCTTGGGAATCAAGGGTTTCATTATATAAAGAAACATTCCCGCCAGTGACGGGGGTGGCTAATTCTCGACAACCCTCCGCCAAACCTCGACAAGCTTCTGATAATTGCCAGTAACCAATGGGTTTTTCCGGGCTACCAAAATTGAGGTTATCTGTCACCGCCAAAGGTTCTGCACCCACACAGCTAAGGTTGCGTGCGGCTTCTGCAACTACTGCCTTAGCTCCCTCATAAGGGTCAAGGTAAACATAACGAGGATTACAGTCTACTGTAGCAGCAACGCCGCTTAGGGGATGGTTAATTCCCCCCTGCCCTTCTAAAGGTCTTAATCTGACTACTGCCGCATCTGCACCACCAGGTAAAATAACAGTATTATTCTGGACTTGATGGTCATACTGACGATACACCCAATTTTTGGAGGCGATCGTAGGCGTATCTAGTAAAGTTAATAAAATATCATGCCAACTTTGTCGATTACCTTGAATTTCAATACCCTCAGATATACAAGTCGGCAAAGCATTAGGCGACCATTCCCAAGCTTTACGGGCATATTCTGGCGGTTCTGCCAGTAACTCACGCTCATAAAGTGGGGTATTTTCTGCCAAAGCATCAGCTGGAATTTCTGCTGCTACTCCACCTTCAAATAGAATCCTGACAATCGGTTCGCTAATTACCGTACCAGCGACAACAGCCTGTAGTCCCCAACGGTGGAAAATATCAATTAACTCTTGCTCTCGTCCTTTATGGGCAACAAACAGCATTCGTTCTTGGGACTCTGACAGTAGATATTCATAGGGAATCATCCCCAATTCCCGTACCGGAATCTTATCTAAATCTAATTCGATACCGACACCACCTTTTGCCGCCATCTCAGCAGTAGAACAGGTGATACCCGCAGCACCCATATCTTGAGCAGCTACAACTGCACCTGTCTTAAACGCCTCCAGACAAGCTTCAATTAACGATTTTTCTAAAAATGGGTCGCCTACTTGCACCGCCGGACGGTCATCCATTGATTCATCACTTAATTCGGCACTAGCAAAACTAGCTCCTCCCATACCATCACGGCCAGTTGTAGAACCCACATACAATACAGGATTCCCAATCCCAGATGCTCCAGATTTGACAATTTCCGGCGTTTCCATTAATCCTAGTGCCATAACATTCACCAAGGGATTACCGGAGTAAGCCGGGTCAAAGTAAACCTCACCGCCAACAGTGGGAACGCCAACACAGTTACCATAGTGGGAAATTCCTGCAACTACTCCAGAGAATAGCCTTTGGGTTCTGGGGTCTTCTAGAGAACCAAACCGGAGCGAGTTTAACAAAGCAATGGGACGCGCACCCATTGTAAAAATATCTCTGAGAATACCACCAACTCCGGTTGCAGCACCTTGAAAGGGTTCAACAGCTGAGGGATGGTTATGGGACTCAATCTTAAATGCTAGTTGGAGTCCTTCACCCAAATCAACAACTCCGGCATTTTCTCCTGGCCCTACAAGGATGCGGGGGCCAGTAGTGGGAAACTGTTTGAGTAAAGGGCGAGAATTTTTGTAGCAGCAATGCTCAGACCACATCACCCCAAACATTCCCAATTCGGCTTTGTTGGGATGACGACCTAAGCGGCGCACAATTTCTGCGTATTCTTCTGGTTTAATACCTTCAGCAGCAATTTCTTGGGGAGAAAAGGGAGCAGGGGTTGTGGCAGTCATGGAAATAAT from Nostoc sp. UHCC 0870 includes these protein-coding regions:
- the purF gene encoding amidophosphoribosyltransferase — protein: MIPIDSVTLDEYPQQIDNPIDSLESRPDKPEEACGVFGIYAPGENVAKLTYFGLYALQHRGQESAGIATFEGTTVHLHKDMGLVSQVFNESILEELPGSIGVGHTRYSTTGSSRKVNAQPAVVETRLGSLALAHNGNLVNTVKLREELLNSNFNLITTTDSEMIAFAIAEAVNAGADWLEGAIQAFHRCEGAFSLVIGTPVGVMGVRDPNGIRPLVIGTVPGNPVRYVLSSETCGLDIIGAEYLRDVEPGEVVWITEEGMASNHWSEKPQRKLCIFEMIYFARPDSQMHNESLYSYRMRLGRQLAKESYVDADIVFGVPDSGIPAAIGFSQASGVAYGEGLIKNRYVGRTFIQPTQTMRESGIKMKLNPLKDVLVGKRVIIVDDSIVRGTTSRKLVKALREAGAAEVHMRISSPPVTHPCFYGIDTDSQDQLIAATKSVAEIAQQLEVDSLAYLSWEGMLETTQEDTNSFCSACFTGDYPVAIPEQIKRSKLILEKVVV
- a CDS encoding transglycosylase domain-containing protein; amino-acid sequence: MNSPQPPHKSQTLLGQLTQAVHTIQARVDFSKLALKPNAKVPEIWVQDAGADKAEVYPLLGDRYMLGRSSKSCDIVIRNPVVSQIHLSLSRDSSQRTPVFIIKDENSTNGIYRGKRRVNTLELRHGDVLTLGPPELAASVRLQYVDPPPFYVKAATWTGYGIAGVSALLGLVIGVESFKFKVRPLPTATRAPIVVYARDGSTPLREPRNVAHVDMKRLEDFGRYLPAAVVASEDSRYNWHIGVDPLGVLRAVLINTRSGDVQQGASTITQQVSRSLFRDYVGAQDSLGRKIREAIVSLKLEAFYSKDEILLTYLNRVFLGANTSGFEDAGKYYFEKSAKDLSLAEAATLVGILPAPNAFNFCGDGPRKLDAADYRNRVIKRMLEMGKISQEEANRARRSTVQVSPKVCEQQAKTIAPYFYDYVFQELEKILGEGAAREGNYIIETQLDPRIQAQAETSLQNSVNTAGSAFRFSQGGMVTLDTRTGSILAMVGGTDYRQSQFNRAVQAKRQPGSTFKIFPFTQALVQGIPTSRTYSCAPLPWQGFTYKPCRAGANVSLDVATGFALSENPIALRIGREVGLDKVVAMAKRLGVKSSLDPVPGLILGQSVVNVLEMTGAFGAIGNRGVWNPPHAISRILDSSDCRDRNDLKTCRVIYSFDQDREANKRVLPTAIADQMTNLMQQVITRGTGRGAAIGLDEGGKTGTTDKNVDLWFIGFIPSRRLVTGVWLGNDNNSPTNGSSAQAAQLWGNYMRRITR
- a CDS encoding Uma2 family endonuclease, which encodes MNQPTTERVRWTNADLELFPDDGKRYEIIDGELLVTRSPHWKHQKACVRISTALDNWSQETDLGEVVIAPGIILGDNDNIIPDVVWVSKQRLTELLDEAGHLTAAPELVIEVLSPGNENEKRDRELKLKLYSTRGVREYWIVDWRKQQLEVYRREQGSLKLVTTLFPGDQLDSPLLPNFTCAIACLFA
- a CDS encoding DUF3038 domain-containing protein, with translation MNVSASLTPFNSPPPPSLPMILDTLPDPAIAGQGCPARTRLQIDLILLAIEALELGGSEAILTFAQELDLKGIVKDRVNLWRMRSSNPIRRAHIRRPLTIMEAKALVVIACYIARRLTVVIRQMLMICQQMNDKQIPLEQNLRLSNYLERFRAHFKSRMNARRFGALALNSDEKLNELAINLLGQLLFCTGTAGMQRFWISLFDGEVE
- the purL gene encoding phosphoribosylformylglycinamidine synthase subunit PurL, giving the protein MTATTPAPFSPQEIAAEGIKPEEYAEIVRRLGRHPNKAELGMFGVMWSEHCCYKNSRPLLKQFPTTGPRILVGPGENAGVVDLGEGLQLAFKIESHNHPSAVEPFQGAATGVGGILRDIFTMGARPIALLNSLRFGSLEDPRTQRLFSGVVAGISHYGNCVGVPTVGGEVYFDPAYSGNPLVNVMALGLMETPEIVKSGASGIGNPVLYVGSTTGRDGMGGASFASAELSDESMDDRPAVQVGDPFLEKSLIEACLEAFKTGAVVAAQDMGAAGITCSTAEMAAKGGVGIELDLDKIPVRELGMIPYEYLLSESQERMLFVAHKGREQELIDIFHRWGLQAVVAGTVISEPIVRILFEGGVAAEIPADALAENTPLYERELLAEPPEYARKAWEWSPNALPTCISEGIEIQGNRQSWHDILLTLLDTPTIASKNWVYRQYDHQVQNNTVILPGGADAAVVRLRPLEGQGGINHPLSGVAATVDCNPRYVYLDPYEGAKAVVAEAARNLSCVGAEPLAVTDNLNFGSPEKPIGYWQLSEACRGLAEGCRELATPVTGGNVSLYNETLDSQGNPQPIYPTPVVGMVGLIPDLSKICGQGWQTPGDVIYLLGSSPSNLGASEYLATIHSTVAGRPAKVDFDLERRVQKVCREGIRSGWVNSAHDCAEGGVAIAIAECCLAGKLGAQIYLEATQSQRLDELLFGEGGTRIIVSVASAQQENWESYLQTHLGTEWQKLGTVGNIGTDLAVLTTDNQTLIQVSIEEMNDRYQNAIARRLMM
- a CDS encoding ABC transporter permease → MTSTRISWDRGWDWLIRLITSETLIYVVKRILQALLTLLLASALSFFIMKLSPGNYVDTLRQNPKISPERITELIKQFGLDKPWIEQYWFWLVRIVTKGDFGTSFVYQRSVASLLWERIPATLILAIASLVITWAIAIPLGIVAAVKQNKATDRILQVISYTGQGFPSFITVLLLLIFAQFTTPLFPVGGMTSIDHADLSWFGKILDLGWHMILPTIALSITSFAGLQRIMRGELLDVLRQDYIQTARAKGLPENRVIYVHALRNAINPLITLLGFELAGLLGGAFIAEQFFNWPGLGRLTLQAVQAKDQYLVMASLVMSAVLLNVGNLMADLLLKVADPRIRLDT
- a CDS encoding adenine phosphoribosyltransferase encodes the protein MDLKSLIRDIPDFPKPGIMFRDITTLLRDREGLRYTIDFLAEKCIEAGFEVDYVAGMESRGFIFGTPLAYRLGAGFIPVRKKGKLPAAVHSVEYQLEYGTDCLEVHQDALHPGSRVLIVDDLIATGGTATATAQLMQQIGCELVGFGFIIELRDLQGRKYLPDVPIISLVEY
- a CDS encoding DUF4335 domain-containing protein, giving the protein MNIQRKYSLPNCTLLLEGLSDATRGTHFQEMRPELSILVNAECYISNHNQPLVGGREFFESLVRAVSGYAQEFLSNVPNPQAHNQDSELVELQNIDVNRHRLIVHAENAPDEFNSGSSDNQKPIQLDLNTVQLFDLVEAVDQFFADTQTLPELSLELQPVTRRYGGTSQAVMKQAVPATIGVSSLAVAAIAFSMIPAPEIRPPETKREEQSSTTNPTASPTTTPTTTPTTAASPTPTPAATAAAATPTPTEVATQPAVKDLEALLNNVNEIIDPSQLRVLNRQVWNQIDPAWNNRTGVKQDLVYRLGVAADGSIVGYKAVNQGANESIELTPLPNLLYNPANRPPIANEPIAQFKVVFTSKGILEVSPWRGYARTPEVVGKKISDANTIKTLNQKLYDTVRQNWSGTPGFNKDLKYRVAINKDGTIADYEPLNQVAFDYFRETPLPKMFQAVYGSNAAAPNNKEALAHFQVIFKPSGQLEVAPWQGYQ